The Bernardetia sp. ABR2-2B DNA window CACACGAAGATATTCGCACTATTCGTCCACTTCGTGATGGTGTGATTGCTGATTTTGATGCAGCTCAACAAATGATAAAAGGGCTTATTAAGATGATAGAACGTAGTCGTTTTAATCTTTCCAACCGAATTGTGATTTGTATTCCTTCTGGCATCACAGAAGTAGAAAAACGTGCCGTAAAAGAATCTGCTGAACAAGCAGGTGCAAAACAAGTCTATATGATAAAAGAACCAATTGCAGCAGCTATCGGTATCGGTATTGATATTGAGCAGCCTGTCGGTTCAATGATTGTCGATATAGGAGGTGGAACAACCGAAATTGCTGTTATTGCCCTTTCAGGAATTGTTTGTGACCAATCTATACGTACTGCAGGTGATGTTTTTAATAAAGATATTTTAGATTATATGCGTCGTCAGCACAATCTTTTGATAGGAGAACGCTCTGCCGAACGTATCAAAATTGAAGTAGGTGCTGCTATGTCAGAGCTTGAAAATGCACCCGATGATTATGAAGTTCGTGGGCGAGATTTGATGACAGGTATTCCAAAAGTAGTAAAAGTTTCATACAGTGAAATTGCTTTTTCATTAGATAAATCTATTTCAAAAATTGAAGAAGCCGTCTTAAAAGCACTTGAAATTACTCCTCCAGAATTGGCTGCTGATATTTACGAAAATGGTATTTATCTAACAGGAGGTGGTGCGCTTTTGCGTGGACTTGATAAGCGTCTTTCTCTCAAAACAAAACTTCCTATTCATATTGCAGAAGATCCTTTACGTGCCGTAGTGCGTGGAACAGGGATTGCGCTCAATGACGTTGCTCGTTTCAAACCTGTTTTATTAGACTAATTTGGAGAATGGGGGTTGGAAATTAGGAATTAGTATAAATTTCAATTTATAGAATGAAAAAATAGTTTTTAGTTCTCTGTAACTCTGTGTTTAATTCGTAATTTTTAATTAGCTACGCTGATTATTTCATAATTCGTAATTCGTATATTGACAAAAGTTGAAAGAATTAATTAATTTTCTTTATCGGTTTCGTAATTTTTTGCTTTTTCTTTTACTAGAAGCAGTTTGCTTTTGGTTGATTATAAATCATAATACGTATCAGCGAATTGTGGTGCTTACTTCGGCTAGTTCTGTTGTGGGAACAAGTTTGAACATGCAAAATTGGATAGCTACTCGTTGGAACTTAAAAGATGAAAATGAACGACTTTTAGAAGAAAATGCAAAACTTCACTCTCTTTTGGCGACACAAATACGCAAAAATCAAGTTGAGGATACGCTTGCATTTGATAATTTGTATCTCAATTACTCTGAAAAACAAAAGGATAGTTTAAGATTACTTTCTCTGTCTGATAAGTTTATAAATCTAGATTCTCTTCAGCTTTTATCTGTTTCTGAATATCAACTCATTCCTGCCAAAGTAATTAAGCATTCTTATTTATTAGAAAGAAATTTCTTGACTATCAATAAAGGAAGTAAACAAGGAATAAAAAAAGGAATGGGAGTAATTACAGGCTCTGGTATCGTAGGAAAAATAGAAGCAGTTTCTAGTAATTATGCAACAATAAGAAGTATTCTACATGTCGATTATCAAGTCGCTTCACAGATAAAGCGCAACGGAATAAATGCAACTACAAAATGGGACGGAATAGATTATAGAAATTCAAATTTATTATATACTTCAGCAAAAGATATAAAAGTAGGTGATACAGTAGTTACAAGTATAGAAAATAACTTTTATCCAAAAGAGTTTTTGATTGGCTATGTAGAAGAAGTCAATTTTACTTCTGCAAAAGGAAATTTTAATGAAGTAAATATACGTTTGGCTACTGATTTTACGACACTTTCATATGTTTATATCATCGAAAATCAATACAGACCAGAAATAGACTCTTTAGAACAAGTTACACTAGAAAAACTGAAATAGGAAAATGAATCCAAGTACAATTACTCACTTTATAAGTTTTTTTATTTATTGGCTTCTTCAAGTCTTGCTTTTCAGAAATGTAGCACTTTTTGATACAGCTTTTTGTTTTGTCTATGTAGGTTTTCTTCTGTTGCTTCCTCTTGAAATAAGCCTTACAACACTTTTGCTTTTGGGATTTGGAATGGGATTAGCCATAGATATTTTTTATGATACGGCTGGTGTACACGCTGCAACAATGGTCATTATTGCCTTTATTCGCCCTTCTCTTATTCAATTCATACGACCAAATGGAGGTTATGATGGTGTAGAAAATCCTACACTTTCAAAACTTGGTTTTAACTGGTTTGTTATGTATGCAGGGATTACCTTATTTCTTCATCATGCTATTTTATTTTTAATACAGGGAAGCAATTTTTCATTATGGCTGTCTAACTTTTTTGTAATAGTAGCTAGTACACTTTTGAGCTTGTTTGTACTTGTAATTGGACAGTATTTATTTTACAGAAAGAAATAAAATAAATATTATTTCAAGTCAAGTTAAGTATCGATACTTGACTTGAAACAGTAAATAAAAACTTTAATAATATTTATTTTCTATCAAATAATTTTTGACATAATCTTCTACACCTTCTTCTAGGGTATGGAATTTTTTAGTATAACCAGCCTTTTTTAGTTTTTCCATGTCAGCCTGTGTGTAGTATTGATATTTATCACGAATATCGATAGGCGTATCCATAAAATCTATTTCAGGAGTTTTGTCAAGAGCATAAAACGTATTCTTTGCTAAATCTAAGAAAGTACGTGCTGTTCCACTTCCAAGATTATAAATAGCTGATTTAGGCTGTTCGTTCATCAAAAACAAACATACTTCTATCAAATCTTTTACATATACAAAATCACGAAGCTGTTCGCCATCTTTAAAATTAGGGTTATGAGAACGAAAAAGTTTCATCTTTCCTGTTTTCAAAATCTGATGATACGTATGAAAAATAACAGAAGCCATACGTCCTTTATGAAATTCATTAGGTCCATAAACATTAAAAAACTTCAAACCAGCCCAAAAGGGAGGTGTTTTTTCTTGTTCCAATACCCAAATATCAAATTCTTGTTTTGATTGTCCGTAAGGATTAAGAGGTTTTAGAAGTGGAATTCGGCTTTCTTCATCTTTATAGCCGTGCTCTCCTGCCCCATAGGTAGCAGCCGAAGAGGCATAAACTAATGGAATAGAATACTCAACACACATTTTCCAAATTTTTTTACTATAACCCACATTTAGGTGTTCGAAAATCTCATAATCAAATTCGGTAGTATCAGTACGTGCGCCAATGTGATATATAAATTCGACATCAATATAATTTTTTTTGAGCCAATCAAAAAAATCTTCACGTTCGACACGTTCACTAATTTGCTTTTCTGCTAAATTTTTATTTTTTTCGATGAAGGAAAAATCATCTACGGCAATAATATGATTATGACCAGCTTCTAAAAGACGGCTAATCAATGCACTGCCAATAAAACCTGCTGCACCTGTTACTACAATCATGTGTATTATATTTTGTGTGTAGGACGAATTAGAACAAAACGAGTATCTATTTTATTTAAGGATGTTTCTATTTATTCGTCTATCAAAAAAATAGACGAAATAAAAATACCAAAATTAAGAATACTAAACCTAATTTAAAAGCCATACAGCAAAGATTTTTGTATATACATCGAATCAGGTTAAAATAAATGTTTAGAAGACAAAATAGGTACTTTGTTTGCTAATTTGATATTATAATACCTTATTTGATAAAAATACTTGCTAAATACAAACTCTGAACTAACTTTTATTTTAATAGACTTTTATAAAATTTTAACGAGCTATTAGTAAAGTATTGATTTTTGATGTATTTTTGAACTAGAAACTAAGACTTTATCACAAATATTACTTACGTATGCAACTGTTTTTTTACTCATTACTTTTGATTTTTAATTGGAATTTTTTCACACTTCCTGCCTCAAATTTATCTATTAGTACAGAAAATAAGGCGATAGAAGTAGCTGAGAAACCCCAATTTAAACTTACCGAACGTAGCACTCCAAATGGCTGTAAGCAAGGAGGATGTAGCTTTGATAGAGGTTATGTCAGTACCCGTTCGACAGATTGGGTAGTTGTAGCTATTTTTGTACAAACAAAAGCTGGATATTGGGAGAAAAAAGAATATACAAGACAAGGAGCAGGGTTTATCGAACTCAAACTTTCTGACTGTAATTATACAGGAAACTATTATGCTTTTGCTTGTTTTCAAGATGATGGAACGTGTTCTTTTCCTGATACTTATAAAGTAGAAAAAATGCACAAACAAAAAGACCAAACTCCAAAATTTAAAGTATTTAAGGTTAATAAATTGCCTTGTGAAGGAAATGATACAGGTGCAATAGCAGAAAAAGGATATGTTTATTCTCCCAACGGAGGGCAAGTAGAAATCACACTTTTTATGGAGAAAAAGGATGGTTCTTGGAGAAAGAAAACCTATCTGTATTTTGGGACAGGAATGGTAGAGCTTGATATGAAAGGATGCGACCTAACAGGAAATTATAAAGCAACTATTAGATACGCAAGTTGATAAGGTTTAAGTCTGATTTTGTGATTCAGAGGTTAAATCAATATGACGAATTGAAAATAAAAGTCATTTGCAATCAAAATTGTAAATGACTTTTTTGTGTACCATAAATTAGCATTTATTTTACTCTCAAAAGCATATCCATAAAATAGCCTTTACAGTCAGTATAAGATTCTATAAATTCAAAACCTGCTTCATTTGTGATTTCTTTCATGTCGGATGCACTATATTTTCTAGATATTTCTGTATGAATAGTTTCTCCCCATTCAAATTGAATAGTTGTATTTAATTTCTTTAAAAAAACTTCTTGTTTTGCAGCACTTACAATATAGCTTCTTACTTCTCCTGTTTCTGGAATGTAAGTAGAATAAAAATCAAATTTTTCTACATTAAAGTTTCCATCTAATTCTCTATTTATTCTTTTGAGAAGATTTATATTAAATGCTTTTGTTACGCCATTAGCATCGTCATATGCCATTTTGATAATCTGTGGATGTTTTTTTAAGTCAAAGCCTAAAAGTAAGTAATCATCTTTACGTAAATTTTGAGCTAATTGGGTCAGAAAATTAAGGCTTTGTTCATTTCCAAAATTTCCGATATTAGAGCCTAAAAAGAGAACAATATTCCTTACTTTTTCATTTTGTAAAGAATTTGTTTTCAATTTCGCTAAGGCTTCAAAATACTCTCCTTCGATTCCTTCAAAATCAAGTGAAGGAATTGTTTTATTGAACCTCATCTTTAACTGATGAAGAGCTTCTGCTGAAATATCAATTGGACGATATGAAAAAGAGGTGTTTTGTTCTACAAAATGAGAAAGCAAAACTTGAGTTTTGAGACCATCTCCTGCACCTAATTCTATCAAATTAAATGCTTTCGTATCTTTCGAAAACTGCTGATAAAAGTTTTGCTTATGGGATTCAAATATCTCATATTCACTACGAGTTAGGTAATATTCGGGCAAATTCATTATGGCTTGAAATAACTTACTGCCTTCATCATCATAAAAATATTTAGAAGAAAGCTTTTTAGGAGTAGTCTCTAAACCTTCTAAAATATCTTTTTCGAAGGTAGAGAGTTGATTTGTTAGTTCAGAATTTGGAGTAGAGGAGGTCAAAAGTATAGCGTTTAAAAATAAATGATATTAATTTTATACTTCTGCTAACTTATGGAATCACTTTTGGTTTATTTTTTAGATAAAAATATAATGCTTCAAAAATAGTCCTTTCTCAAAGGAAGAAGAGTTAAATAAATGACTCTTTTCAAATAAATAATATTCTGAAAATCAATGAATTAAAAATGCAATACATAGCTGGTAATTTTTAATTGTTATCAATTATTGTTGTTTATCGTTTTTTGAATCTGTATTTTTGAAAAAGCATCTAATTTTGAATTTCTCTTTTCCCTTTGTTTTTATGAAAAAAACTACATCATCTTTGGTTTTATGGGTCTTGTTTTTTGTTGTTTCACTAAGTTTGGGTTATGATATTTTTTCACGCAAACAAACGCTTGAGCAAACAACAGCTTTAGTAGGGCAGTCAAATGAGCGTTTGAGAGAGTTTTTTAGTCTTTATCAACAAGATAAAAATAAAATAGGCTATTTTAAGATAAACTGGAAACAAGCAAAAGGAGATTCATTAAGACATCTTCAAAGTATGGAGTATGCTTATGAAAAAAGTCAGTCTTTAAGAGAACGTATTGATGCTTTTCGTCAAGAAATGATAGGAACAAATTATAACTCAGCAGAAAATAAAGAATCTATTTTTTTATCTCAAAATGCACAAAACTTACTAAAAGACAGTCTTCAAGCCTATCATTACAATATTATTTCTGAGGAGTGTAAAGATTGTGCGCTCGGCTCTGATGCTTATTCAGATACTGAATTAGAAGTTTGGAAATTAGAGAATACACTTCCTTTGGTTTGGAATACAGCCTTGCTTAGTTTGGAAGCCAAAACGTGGCTTTTACAACACCGAGTTATAGATTTTCACTCTAAGAAATATATGCGTAAAGAAACAACTAATTTTCCTTATGCCAATGGAAAATTATACGTAAAATCTGAATTTAGAGTGGTTGAGGAGGGAAAGCTGTATAATGCACAAGCGTTTTACGGAATGAGCGTTCCGATGTTGTACAATTATTTGTCGATGAAAACGGACTTTCAGAAAGTCATGGTAAATAACCAAGGAGAAGGGCGTGTTTTATTTACTACTTGGACGAGTAGCTATGACGAGTCAGGGGAGTTTCACAAGACATGGGAAGGCGATATTTATATCATGAAAGATTTTATGTTGTTAGATAATGCCCTTGAGTTTAATGATACAACATTGAATGTAGAAGATGATTATATGCTAATAAGAGAAAGCTATTAATCTAACTTTTGTCTTTGTTTTTTTCTCTTTTTATAATTCCAAGGACAGTTCAAACATACGTTTTTACAGCAATACCCTCTTTTTGAGTGGTACTGGGAAGTAAAAACCATTAATCCTTCTTTATTAAAATAAAAATCGCCTTTTTCTATTGTTGGTAATGGTTTTTCAGTCATTTTCTAATGATATAAATTTGAAACTTGTAGATAGAATCAAAAGAATTTGTTTGTCTTTATTGTTTTAGGTCTTTATAAACTCTTTAAGTAGTTTGCAAATTTTTCTTTATTCAAAACCATTTGCATTTCATCTTTTAGGTCCAAGAGTTCAAAAACTAGTTCTTCTTTATGGCGATTGACTTTTATACCTGTCATTTCTCCTTTTGGGTCATTGGGAGCGCAAAACTGACGATACAAAATAGCATCTTCTCCAAAAACAGTCATTTCTTTATAATCCTCCTGTAATTTTTTGATTTGTGAAAGCAGTGTCTCATTGATTACCTTTAGCTGTTCTTCTGGAAGTGCATCTGTATAATTCTCAGAGCTATCAGCATTATATTCAAACTGAATTTGTAAAAGTTCATACAAATCTTCATTTTTATAGGCTTCTGTTAGACGGCGCATCACCTCATTTTTTTCAACTTTTCGCTTTTCATCTTGTTCCAAATCGGGATGTAAATCTTTGGCAAGACGAGTATATAGAATGCGTAACGCCTGTGCAGTATCGAATGGCTTATTTTTTTTATCTGAATGAAAAACAACTCTTTTTTTGTTTCCTTTATCAAGGTCTTCTATTCTAAATCCTTCACTATCACTACCTAAATCATCCGAGTCATCATTTATATCAAAGCGTTTTTTACCGTTTTTTTTATTTTTTTCTCTGTCTTTTCTCCAATCAAAAAGTAAATCATTTACAGCCTCTGCAAATTCTTTGGCTGCATCACTAGCCGAATTGAATACATCTGTATCCAAATTTCTATTGTGCTTAACATACTTTTTATACATCTTACGAGCAGGTTCGAAACGATACTGTTGCAAAAGCTGATGACTACGCTCTTCGATGAGTTTTCGTATATGTTCTTTTTGCTTGAAGGTGAAAAATTGCTTTTCATAAGCTTCATCTAAAATACGTACATACTCAAATTTTTGAGTTGCAATTCTATCAATTATTGGCATTAAATCCTTACGGACGTGCTGACGAGCCTTCTCTATTTGGTTTCGTGTCGTTCCAATATCTTTTTTGATATACTGCAAACGCTGCATACGAAACTTATAGACACGTTCTTGGTGTGTGCTTTGTTTGTTTTTATCATCATCACTATTTCCATTTCTTGATTGCTTAGAAAGTGGAATAAGTACATTTTTCGTTTCTTTTTGCTGTTTACTCTTGTATTTATTCAAATCCAAACTACTAAAATCATCAGTCATTGATGTTTTACTAGTTGTTTTAGAATTTTTTGTATCGTCTTTTTTCATATCAGTTTTATACCCAAATATAAGTTTAGCAGATAAACGAGATTTTATGAGTTAGGGTTTTGGTTTGTAGTATCTTTTCATTTGCTAAAATGCTTTGAATTAAAGCTAGTGGAAAATCAATATTTATTTTTTAAATAGTTTTTGTGATATAATCTTGATAAGCTACTTCTACATCATCACGACGAGAACGAATTTGAAAATTCACAATAGAGGACTCAAAGTAGTCTGTCAAGATTTTTATTCTATCTTCAACAGAAATTTGTTTATCAGCTTCTTCTCTAATCAATAAAATAGGTAACAATATAAGGTTATGATTTGGGTCTATTCCAGAACCAGTTGCAGAAACAAAATTTCGCACTTCATCTTTTGAAATTCTATCTTCCAAATATAAGCCTATCGTTAGACTTTCTTCTTCTTGATACCACAGCTCAACACTAAATATATCCTCTTTTATACTTTGTCTTTTTACACTTCCTTTATAAGCTTTATTGTTTTTAAAAACAACACTTCCATCAGTAAAAATTTCAAAAAATGCTCTTGTATAATACAATTTTTCTGAACTTTCTACCTCCTCTTGGTATTTTCTCTTAACTGGTTGAGGGTAGTAAGCAACATAATTTCCTAAAAATTTTTTGGGTACTATTTTCTCTCCTAAAAATTCTTTTAATGTATTTGTAGTAGAAATAGCATCTTTAGTTTCAGCGTATAAATCCTTAGGAGAAGTAGTTAAGAAAGAAATTATGTCTAACCCTAAACTACCTGTATCTATATTTAAACCTAAGTTACTACTAATTGCTTCTTGAATAGAAATAATCTTTCTACTTTCTAACATGTTGACATCTTCCAAAATATCTTTACTCTCTTTATACCAAATTTCTGTTTGTGCTACAAACTCATTTTTGTAAGTAGGTCCTGTATATAAACCAATAAATAATTCTATATTTTCTAACTGATTGATAGTAAAAGTAAAAAGTCCCCAAACATCTTGCTCTTCAAAATCAATATTTCTGATGGAACGCACTTGAAAAAAGTTTATTCTTTTCTCTATAAACCCTTCGTGTATACCACTCTTTCCTTGTACATAAGATTTTAGTTTTTTCCCTTCTCTTTTTATACATGCTGAGTTTATATTAATATCGTGGTTTTGATTAGTTTTAGAGTTGCGAGAACGAGAGTAAATTTTGTATGTTCCTTCTAGTTTAGATGTAATCTTACCTTGATTATTACTTTTGACTGGAATACCTAATATTTCAGGTGTGATATTTTCTAACTTTCTATAATCCTTCACTTGTGCATGTATTTCATTTATTCTTTCTTTGGCAACTTCCCAAAAAGAAGAAATATTTTCTAATGCTTTTATTTTTGCTTCTAGTTCTTCCTCTTTTTCGTCAGCTTTTTCTTTTACTAAAACACAAACAAATGAGTCTATTAAACTAGAGTAAGAACCTTGAAGCAGACCTATTAAATGCTCGAATGGTTCTATTTTGTCCCATAGCTTTATAATTAGATGTTGTGGTGTACTTCCCCTTTCTAAATAAAGATAAATACATAATATATTATCATCAGAAACCCCAGCCCAACCGTACATGTTTGTTGTTGTTCTATTGTTACAATACTCTGCTGATAAAAAATTTCTATCATTTAATTTT harbors:
- a CDS encoding rod shape-determining protein, with protein sequence MGFFDVFTSDIAIDLGTANTLIIHRGKIVVDEPSIIALDKQTGKVMAIGRKAMQMHEKTHEDIRTIRPLRDGVIADFDAAQQMIKGLIKMIERSRFNLSNRIVICIPSGITEVEKRAVKESAEQAGAKQVYMIKEPIAAAIGIGIDIEQPVGSMIVDIGGGTTEIAVIALSGIVCDQSIRTAGDVFNKDILDYMRRQHNLLIGERSAERIKIEVGAAMSELENAPDDYEVRGRDLMTGIPKVVKVSYSEIAFSLDKSISKIEEAVLKALEITPPELAADIYENGIYLTGGGALLRGLDKRLSLKTKLPIHIAEDPLRAVVRGTGIALNDVARFKPVLLD
- the mreC gene encoding rod shape-determining protein MreC, producing MLFLLLEAVCFWLIINHNTYQRIVVLTSASSVVGTSLNMQNWIATRWNLKDENERLLEENAKLHSLLATQIRKNQVEDTLAFDNLYLNYSEKQKDSLRLLSLSDKFINLDSLQLLSVSEYQLIPAKVIKHSYLLERNFLTINKGSKQGIKKGMGVITGSGIVGKIEAVSSNYATIRSILHVDYQVASQIKRNGINATTKWDGIDYRNSNLLYTSAKDIKVGDTVVTSIENNFYPKEFLIGYVEEVNFTSAKGNFNEVNIRLATDFTTLSYVYIIENQYRPEIDSLEQVTLEKLK
- a CDS encoding Rod shape-determining protein MreD — protein: MNPSTITHFISFFIYWLLQVLLFRNVALFDTAFCFVYVGFLLLLPLEISLTTLLLLGFGMGLAIDIFYDTAGVHAATMVIIAFIRPSLIQFIRPNGGYDGVENPTLSKLGFNWFVMYAGITLFLHHAILFLIQGSNFSLWLSNFFVIVASTLLSLFVLVIGQYLFYRKK
- the rfaD gene encoding ADP-glyceromanno-heptose 6-epimerase, which gives rise to MIVVTGAAGFIGSALISRLLEAGHNHIIAVDDFSFIEKNKNLAEKQISERVEREDFFDWLKKNYIDVEFIYHIGARTDTTEFDYEIFEHLNVGYSKKIWKMCVEYSIPLVYASSAATYGAGEHGYKDEESRIPLLKPLNPYGQSKQEFDIWVLEQEKTPPFWAGLKFFNVYGPNEFHKGRMASVIFHTYHQILKTGKMKLFRSHNPNFKDGEQLRDFVYVKDLIEVCLFLMNEQPKSAIYNLGSGTARTFLDLAKNTFYALDKTPEIDFMDTPIDIRDKYQYYTQADMEKLKKAGYTKKFHTLEEGVEDYVKNYLIENKYY
- the egtD gene encoding L-histidine N(alpha)-methyltransferase: MTSSTPNSELTNQLSTFEKDILEGLETTPKKLSSKYFYDDEGSKLFQAIMNLPEYYLTRSEYEIFESHKQNFYQQFSKDTKAFNLIELGAGDGLKTQVLLSHFVEQNTSFSYRPIDISAEALHQLKMRFNKTIPSLDFEGIEGEYFEALAKLKTNSLQNEKVRNIVLFLGSNIGNFGNEQSLNFLTQLAQNLRKDDYLLLGFDLKKHPQIIKMAYDDANGVTKAFNINLLKRINRELDGNFNVEKFDFYSTYIPETGEVRSYIVSAAKQEVFLKKLNTTIQFEWGETIHTEISRKYSASDMKEITNEAGFEFIESYTDCKGYFMDMLLRVK
- a CDS encoding DUF5522 domain-containing protein produces the protein MTEKPLPTIEKGDFYFNKEGLMVFTSQYHSKRGYCCKNVCLNCPWNYKKRKKQRQKLD